One segment of Terriglobales bacterium DNA contains the following:
- a CDS encoding lysophospholipid acyltransferase family protein yields the protein MVQPSKFDDRLSWVRGIFLFNPLIYTYTIVLGTLSLISSLFDRSGRIQHGFARLWSWLILKTIMSPVRVTGLDRIDTSRPAVYASNHISALDIPVLYVHLPFQFRIMAKKELFRYPFMGWHLKRSGQVPIERENAIASIRALNRASESLKAGMPLVVFPEGGRSATGQVQPFMPGAFYVAIKAQRDVVPIALVGTYELLPMNTYHIKPRTLEMVVGEPISTAGYTTKQMNQLAAKVQKAVEGLYYARSEVHDPRAASTKDTATPSPNPSRLSS from the coding sequence TTGGTTCAACCATCCAAATTCGACGACCGGCTCAGCTGGGTCCGCGGCATCTTCCTCTTCAACCCGCTGATCTACACCTACACCATCGTCCTGGGCACGCTCTCGCTCATCTCTTCGCTCTTCGACCGCTCCGGCCGCATCCAGCACGGATTCGCCCGCCTCTGGTCGTGGCTCATCCTGAAGACCATCATGTCGCCGGTGCGCGTCACCGGCCTCGACCGCATCGACACCTCCAGGCCCGCGGTGTACGCCTCCAACCACATCTCCGCCCTCGACATCCCGGTGCTCTACGTCCACCTGCCCTTCCAGTTCCGCATCATGGCCAAGAAGGAACTCTTCCGCTATCCCTTCATGGGATGGCACCTGAAGCGCTCCGGCCAGGTGCCCATCGAGCGGGAGAACGCCATTGCCTCCATCCGCGCCCTCAACCGCGCCTCCGAGAGCCTGAAGGCCGGAATGCCGCTGGTGGTGTTTCCCGAGGGAGGCCGCTCCGCCACCGGGCAGGTCCAGCCTTTCATGCCGGGAGCGTTCTACGTGGCCATCAAGGCGCAACGCGACGTCGTGCCCATCGCGCTGGTCGGGACTTACGAGCTGCTGCCGATGAACACTTACCACATCAAGCCGCGCACGCTCGAAATGGTGGTGGGCGAGCCCATCTCCACCGCCGGCTACACCACTAAGCAGATGAACCAGCTCGCCGCCAAAGTCCAGAAGGCGGTGGAAGGCCTCTACTACGCCCGCAGCGAGGTCCACGATCCACGCGCGGCCTCAACGAAAGATACCGCTACTCCTTCTCCCAACCCTTCACGTCTGTCATCCTGA